In Shewanella psychrotolerans, the genomic stretch ATGGTTTGAACACTACGTGTTAGGCAAAGAGGTTGAATAACTTAACCTAAACTGACAAACCATGAAAAAGCACCTTTTTAGGTGCTTTTTTAATCAACAGCCATTCAATTGCTCTCCATCTGAGCGTATGCTAAACAGACTTAAATGATTGGAGACCAAAATGAAAAAGTTAATATCAACCTTAGCGACTAGCTGTTGCGTCTTGCTTGGCTTGCTCTTCTCTCAAGTTTCACTTGCCGCTGATGGCTATGGTGAAGCGATAAACAATTTCAAAAAAGCCCCAGATACCCAGCAATTTTTTAATACCGCTTATGGTTATGCCATCTTTCCAACTGTCGGAAAAGGCGGAATTGGTATAGGTGCCGCCTACGGCAAAGGTCGCGTGTATAAAGGCGGCGTCCATACTGGTGATACCAGCTTGTCGCAACTGTCGATAGGTTTCCAGTTAGGCGGACAAGCCTATAGCGAAATCATCTTTTTCAAAAATGCCAAAGCCTATGAGGAGTTTACTAGCGGTAGTTTCGAGTTCAACGCCAACGCCTCGGCGGTCGCGATTAATATTGGGGCTAACGCTCAAGTCGGTACAACAGGTAATTCAGCCGGAGCAGGACAGTCGGGCAGCAACAAGGCTGCAAGTGCCGCCTACATCAATGGCATGGCAGTATTTACTGCCGCCAAAGGCGGTTTAATGTATGAAGCTGCGCTCGCAGGACAATCCTTTACCTTTGAGCCCAAATAGCCATCATCAGGCAGGGAGTCAAATGGCTCCCGGCCTTCTATTCGAACTTCTGCCTAATTCAGTCATTAAACGATTGGTTTGAAACCATAGTTAAATGGTTGATTAGCGGTGTTGTTTCAGGCCCGAGGAAGAGGGCAAAAAGGCAAACGCAGTACGACAAGCAATGAACAACCATTAAAGTACGGCTTTCAAACACGCTCCACCAATACCTACTCAGCTCAATGTCAACATAGGTTCACTTCTATGGCGTTAAGCATGGGTCTTTTGGGTTACTTGGGAAACCGAACTCGTCAATAACGACAGCCAGTCGTCAACCGCCTTATTCGTTTTCCAGACAGAAGATACCCATGATTTATTGGGAGTTAGTATCACTGTGTGATTTTCCCCCCCTTCACTGTACGTAACCTTTATATACTTCAAAGGAAAAGGTTTAGCCGTGCGTGGATAATTCCCTAAATCAATATTAGAAATTGCATCTAAAGGAATCGCATATACTTGTTTGTCACTTTTGAATGTTAACGATGCAGATGTCAGTGTTAGTACGCCCCTATCGGTATAAATATAAAACCACCGTCCGATAAAACTTTGCATATGCTCTAATGTTGAGAGATAGCAGCCTTCTTGCTTTACTAAATTTTCTTCCATGACATCCAACCTCATTTGGTCATTGTGAATTTAAATCTATTCAATTTAAATAACAGCTTATGGTTTCCAATATCGCACCAAATGTGGTTAAAAAAAAGAGGGGGGAGAAAATTAGCGAACTCAACCTGCAACATCAATAAGTAGAAGCCTGCGCTGTTGAACAATCCCAAATATTAGGAATTACCTTGCTTGAATACCCTGAAATAAATGGCTTTATCTGCCCAGAATGAAGATCATAAACATAGCGTTTTACTGCACCGATATTAGCGCCGTAGACATGAATGCTAATCGATACCCTATCCTTGAGGGCGTTTGATACCTTATGGATATCGCCGATGCGCGGTGATACAAGATCAACACTACCTGTGGGCAAATGATGTGAACCAATGGCTCGCAAACCAGCGGTTGCAGAGTCTCGCTGATGCTCAGCACAAAGCTGATACTCCTCACACAACTCGGCGCCGCGCATGACGCCCACCATGCCCCACACAGTGTGATCATGTACTGGAGTGGTTTGTCCCGGCGCCCATACGAAACTCACCACGGAAAAACGCTCCAGCGGATCGCAATAGAGCAAATACTGCTGATACCTTTCTACGCTCGGCTTGGCAAACTCTTCAGGCAACCAATCATCATGACGAATAAGCTCTGATAACAGGTTTTTACCCTCGACAAAGATACGCTCCTCATAATTATCGGCTTGCTCTATCAAATGGGTGAAGGACTGAATGAACTCCCGCAATCTGGCACTGTTTTCCATTACATCACCTGCTTTCACTGTGTGTTCAAACAAGGGTAGGAGATTTGATTTCGCCAATAAATAGGCAATAGGTCGATAGAAGATAGCTGCTATAGATGATATTTGACCAAGTAGAAGAGGTTGAATAACCCAATGCGAATGCGTGTGTCGAAAACAAAGCTAACACATTTTGGGGCGTGCGACGTGAGGTCGTATGAAGCGCTGTTCACCGCTTTTGAGTGAACCATCTGTATCACCAGATGAACCTAGGAGCCTGAATAAAGTAGCGGCTCTGACAATGTAATGAAGATTGGTTATAGACCGATCGGGATCCGAATCGTGAGAGAACGATCCTCCTGATAACCACAAATTGGGTGAGTGCTAGGTAGTCAGTATGATGAACATAAGTGAATCCGCGCAAGGTGCGTTATGTGATGAAACAGCGGAAGTGGTTAATACGCTGTAGCCAAAAGGCATGAGAGTTGGAAAGAGATTGCCCCATGCTCTTTCGTAATCGTTAAGCTCTTCGCACTATAGCGGGCATCTAACCTGACATTGCGCGACATACGGAACACGGTAAGCCTATATCGCTCCCTTTGGGAAAGCTGATTTGGCCGATAGCGATGTGGGTATAGGAGGTTGGAAAAAGCAAAGGCTGCATTGTAACGATGCAGATACAGACTTGTGTCTGGTCACGAAAGTGAGCCCACTTCCGACTGGTCTCCCGTTGCAAGATAATTTGAAGAACTTTATTCAAGGAGAAACGCAAATGATGATTTCAACAGAAATTAGTGCCTCTCCTGACAGCGCTCAATGGCAGTCAATAGACTGGAAATCCGTTGAACCGCCTGTATTAAAGCTTCAGATGCGTATTGCAAAGGCAACACGAGAAGGGAAACACGGTAAAGCGAAAGCGTTGCAGTGGATACTGACTCACTCGCGTTCAGCAAAACTTCTTGCTGTTAAGCGTGTATCACAAAATAAAGGCAGCAAAACGCCTGGAATAGACGGTGTTATCTGGAATACAGATACCCGCCGCATGAAAGCAGTAAATCAATTGAGCAGGAAGGCATATCAAGCCAAACCACTCAAGCGTATCTATATCCCCAAAAAGAATGGCAAACTTAGACCTCTTGGTATCCCATGCATGATAGACAGAGCACAACAAGCGCTCCACCTTCTTGCATTAGAGCCTATATCGGAGACGCTTGCCGACCCTAACAGCTATGGATTTAGACCCAATCGTAGCACTGCTGACGCAGTCGATCAGTGCTTCAAATGCTTGGTTCAAAAGAAATCAGCGCAATGGGTTCTTGAGGGAGACATCAAATCCTGCTTCGACAAAATCGGGCATCAATGGCTAGTTGATAACATCGCCATCGATAAACGTATGTTGGAACAATGGTTAAAGTCTGGTTTTATGGACAAAGGGCTGTTTTATCGTACTGATGAGGGCACGCCACAAGGAGGAGTTATATCCCCCACCTTGATGCTAATGACTCTTGCTGGACTTGAGCAGCGCATAAAGTCTACAGCACTCAAAAAGGGTGCCAGAGCCAACTTTATTGGATATGCCGACGATTTCGTCGTCACCTGCGCTTCAAAGGAAGTGCTCGAGAACGATATCAAACCGTTGATCGCTGATTTCTTAGCGGAAAGAGGCTTAACACTCTCCGAAGAGAAAACGCATATTACCCACATCAGCAATGGTTTTGACTTCTTAGGGTTCAATCATAGGAAGTACAAAGGAAAATTGCTCATTAAACCGAGTAAATCCAACACGCTGTTGTTCTTGAGTAACCTGCGCGAACTCATCAAAAAGCACGCAACCATCCCTGTTAACGATCTTATCAAACTGATAAATCCAAAACTAAGGGGTTGGGCGAATTATTATCGACATTGCGTTGCTAAACAAGTATTCGGGTATGTTGGGCACAAACTATTCTATTCGTTATGGCACTGGGCAGTAAGGCGTCACCCAACAAAGTCTAAGACTTGGGTAGCCCTTAAATACTTCATCAACCGAAAAGGCCAATGGCAATTTCACGGTTGGCAGAAGGTCAAGGATATGGATTGCCAATTCAATCTATTCCAAATAGCCAAAGTGCCTATTGAGAGACATGTGAAAATTCGAAGTGCGGCTATACCATTCGATCCTCAATACCAAGAATACTTGGCTAGGAGAAAATCGAAAAGGCAAGCTCGTAACGCTTGGAATGAACCTACTCTCACTGCTTTATAAGTTGCTGGGTATCAAACGATGCTTTTGTGGAGGCTTGAGCCTAGTGCAGTGAAAGTTGCACGCAGGGTTCTTAGGGGGGCGGCACTTGGCAACAAGTGTCGTCTACCCGACAACACCGCGTGAGCTTTTAACGCGTTGGTAGTCCCATATGAAGTCAAATCGAAGAGAGAAATGACCCCGTGTAAGCACGGTTTTGGCCTTCAAACACTCTGCTCAATACCTACTAAAGCAGGCGCTAGAAATCAACATGTCACCTTCACTCAAACGCCGCTAGACAGCAGTCCACTATCTGTTGATAGAGCCAACGCAAAGCGGGATCATTCATGCTCTGACGCTGCCAAACTAAACTGTAGGCGACCTTGCCATAGTCAAACGGCAGGGCCTTAGTGACCAAACCCCGAGCCTGCAAAGCGGTATTAGCCCAGTGACGAGAACAGGTAAACAGCAGTTCACTGTGATGACACATTAGCGCCGCGCTGCCAAAATCGGGCACAACCACAGGGGTGGCACGCTGACGGGACTGCTGGGCTAACTGCATCTCAAAGAAGGGAATATTTAAGTCGGCGTCGCTAATCCCCACATGGCTAAAATCTAAGTAATCAGCCATGCTAATGGTCTCTTGAGCGGCCAACGGGTGCGCTGGATTCATTAAGCACACCATCTTATCGTCGATTAAAGTTTCCCATACCAAGTCTTGCTGAGTGATAGGTGGCTGGCTGCGATCATGGGGCAATATGATAAAATCGAGCGAGCCTTGCACTAAACCGTCGAAGCCTATTCCCTCCTTGGCACAGATGGTTAAGCGAATATTGGGAGCGGTTTTCAGCACCGTGGCGGTTAACTTCGCGGCGAGCAGTTCAAAGGTGCTTTCACGCATGGCTAATGAAAAACAGCCCTCATACACTGCAGGATTAAACGTTTCCTGGCTAACCATCTGATTCATATCATTAATGATTTGATGCACACTCGGTCCTAGGCGACGGGCGACTGGCGACTGGCGTGGCAACTAACTTATTACCATTACGGTAAAACAACTCATCATCTAAGCTGTTACGCAGTTGACTCAGTGTCTTACTGACCGTTGATGGACTCAGGCACAGACGTCGAGCGCTATCTGTCACGCTCAAGGTGTCCAGCATCACGTGCAACGTGATTAAGTGTTTCATGCTAATACGTGAAAGTTTAGCCAGCTCCATACCTATCTCATCAATTAATAACCGCCTTAAGCAATATAAACCTAAATAGCAGCCATGTTGATAGCGATGTCGAGAATCACGATCCCACTCACAGTGACGTTTTCCACTATCGACTTTTACCGTATAATCGCGACTCTTCTATCCAAAGGTAAGCCAGCATGTTCCATATCGCCCTTTATGAACCCGAAATCGCCCCTAATACAGGTAACATCATTCGCTTATGTGCTAATAATGGCTGCCAACTGCACTTAATTGAGCCACTTGGATTTGATTTAGAAGAAAAAAAACTACGCCGAGCAGGTTTAGACTACAGCGATTTAACACGGGTGACGCGTCATAAGGACTTTTCCTGTTTTCTCGAAGCGATGGCCGGTAAACGCATTATGGCCTGCACCACTAAAGGGAGTCGCCCGCACAGCGAACTGAGTTTTGAAAAAGAGGATGTATTGTTGTTTGGCCCTGAGACCCGTGGCTTGCCAATAGAGATTATCGAATCGTTACCCACCTCTCAACGCCTAAGAATCCCTATGGCGGCGAGTAGCCGTAGCTTGAATCTGTCAAATGCGGTCGCGATCATCAGCTATGAAGCTTGGCGACAAATTGGTTATGAAGGCGCGCTTTAACCGACACTTACCGTCACTCTTAAGCTCACACTCGGGCAATTGATCATTAGCGAGTCTATTGTTGCGCTAATTGCCGTTGTCACTGTTGTTATCATTGTGGTTGCATGGCGATGGCTCTATATAACCTATACTGGTCATCGTCCTCATCTAAGTATTGCAAGTTTTGCAGCCATAACCAGCCTTTATCCTGACGCTCAAACCTTAACTGGATTAATACCGGTCGCTGCAGCACAATGCCTTTACCTAACAAGGTAAAGGCATTGCTATCCTCATACAGGCTAAAATTTTGGTATTTATCCTCATCAACACCGTTGTAATACAGCAAAGATACCTCAGGAGCCACATCTCTAAACCACCAAGTTTCGCTAAACGGGTAACGAGCATGCTCGCTGACAGAGAGGATCAATTGGCGCTTATCGGCGGAACAGATCGCCTCGACACTGACCATTTTGGGTTGTGACTGCGATTGTGGTTGTGATGCACTGCCACGCCACTGACCTGCAAGCACATCACAAAAGTTAGCTAGTGGAATCTTTTCCATCCCATAAACCGGAGATAAGCAGCAAATATTGGCCACTATGCCAGCCAATAGTAGTTTTTTTAGATAGCTCAATGTCATCCTATGTAACGATACAAGTTGCCCTAAGTATGGGTATACAACCAATTAGTATAAAGTGCCATTTTGCGCCAACGACGGCAAACTATCCCATCGCAAGCGTTTATCATCATTCAATTAAACTCTGACGAAAAATAAAAAAGCCTCTGAATCGATATCATTTCAGAGGCTTGTTATTAATGAGCTTTAGTAGCTATTGATCAAACCCAATAGCATCAATTTCAACTTGAATCACTTCGCCATACTGAGCAGCTACGTCGGCAATTTTTGCCGCATTGCCAATCAGCACATATTGCAGCTTATCTTGAGGGAAGTGCGTGCTAATGAGTCGCTGGGTATCGGCCAATGTTAATCCATCGACATTCTTTTGGAAGTCATTGATGAAGGCATCGTCGAAGCCGTATAAGTACATATCCGACAATAACTCAGCCATTTGACCACTGGTCTCAAACTTAGGCGGGAACTGTCCTTTGACATAGGCTTTTGCCGAGTCTAGGGTTGCCTGATCTATCCCTTTCTCCCACAGCCTAGCGTAGGTTTTCAGCGCTAAATCAATAGCCTCCTTAGTGGTTTCACTCTTAGTGAAGGTACTAATTCTAAAAACGCCACCCTTTGAATAAGGTGTAAAACCAGAGCGGGCACCATAGGTTAAACCAGCGTTGACTCTTAATTCATCGTTTAACCATGAGGTGAATCGCCCACCCAAAATGGTATTAACCACCTGAAGGCCAACGTAATCAGGGTTGTCGCGAGCAACACCTTTACCACCGATTAAAAATGTCGTTTCAATGGCATCACCTTTATTAACCAAAAGCACTCGACTCTTATCTAGGGTTGGTTGCTGCTTTGCAAGCATAGGAGCTTGTACTGCCTCACCGTTGCTCCAAGTGCCAAACAAACTAGCGAGCTTAGTTTTCATTACAGCAGGTTCAAAGTCACCAACGATAGCAATCGAGCTGTTGCTTGGTTGATAGTAACTCTTATGAAACGCGCGCAGCTGCGACACATTTAACTCTTCTAAAGAGGTACGAGTACCCGAGCTAGGATTGCCATACGGATGTTGACCAAAAACTAACTTATCGAAGTAACGACCAATCACGTTGCGTGGACTCTCTTTCGCTTGAGCAAGACCCGCCATCTCACGTTGACGCAGCTTATCAAACTCACTGGCATCAAAATCGGGTGAGACCAGCAAGTCACGCACTAACGGCAACATCTTATCGACATCTTTTGCCATAAAGTCGGCACCAACATAGCTGCCTTCTTTACCCGCTTGAGCCCCAATTGATGCCCCTAGAAAATCGACCATCTGTTCGATATCTGACTTAGATTTGCCATTCGCTCCGAGCAACAAAGACTGGGCCGTCATCCCAGCAACACCCGAAGTAGTGTCGTTGACCGCACCCACTCTTACCACCGCATTAACGGTGATCAGCGGCACCTCTTTTTGCGGCATCAAGTAGACGCTTAAGCCATTATCTAGCTGATAATGCTCGTAGGCAGGCATCTTAAAGCTACCAGTATCGACAGATACCGATTGTTGAGTTGCAGCACAACCTGCGAGTCCCACCGCACTGGCGATGACAAATACAGATGCAAGTCGTGATAATTTCTGCGGAATATAATTTATAAAGAGTTTCATTCGTCACTCTCCTCTGTAGCCGCCAGTACAGCAACGGTGCGATTAGCGCGACGTAGATAGGTTTGTGCAACACGCTGAATATCTTCAGGTGTGACTTTATTATAAGCCTCTGGAGCATTAAACAGTTTATCGTAACTGCCAAAATAGAGCTCATACGTCCCTACGGTATTAGCTTTACCGTTAATGGTTTCCATCGCTCGATAGAAGTTCATCAACTTGATGTTTTTGACCTTCTCTAACTCATGCTGGCTAACACCCTCACGAGCAATGCGGTTTATCTCAGCAATCATGCCCTTTTCCAGCTCTAACGCTGTAATACCGGGATTGGCGACCCCCATGACATAAAAAAGATTAGGGTCAAAACTCATCGGCATATAGGTTTCGACTTCAATCGCGACCTGTTTTTCAACTAAGCCTTGATAGAGACGAGAGCTGTTACCTGTGGTTAAGATTGAAGAGAGCAGATCTAAAGCGTAATAATCATCACTGGTGGTGGCTGGCACATGATACGCAAGCATCACATTCGGTGTACTCACCGAGGCTTTTTGTACATAGACGCGGCGTTCACCTTTTTGCAGTGGTTCTACCGTTTTAACTTCGCGTGGTGGAGCTTGAGCTGGAATAGGTGCAAAATATTTATTAGCTAATGCTTTAACTTCATTGAGTTTTACATCACCCGCAATCACAACAACTCCATTATTAGGTGCGTAATAGGTTTTGTGATATTGCACTAAGTCATCGAGTGTCCAAGCGGCAATATCTGACTCGTGTCCAATCACAGACCAACTGTAAGGGTGAGCTCTAAAGGCCGCGCCTTTTATCTCTTCTTGCAGCGTTCGCCAGTTAGAATTTTCTAAGCCTGTGGTACGTTCTGATGCGACCACGCCACGCTCACTCTCTACCATTTTCTCGTTGATATCGAGATTGGCAATACGGTCGGCTTCAAGATCGAACATGGTTTCTAGCGCATTAGATGGAAACCAGTCGGTATAGACCGTAATATTTTCTGTGGTATAAGCGTTATTGGCGCCACCTGCGGCTTCCATAGTGCGGTCGAACATCTTAGGACCATACTTTTTTGAGCCGTTGAACATCATGTGTTCAAAGAAATGAGAGATCCCTGTAATACCAGGCACTTCATTACGTGAACCCACTTTCCAAAATAGATACATGTTGGCATTAGGTATTGATGAATCCTCCAACACCATAATCTTCATACCATTATCTAGCGTGAAGCTTTTAATATCTTCCGCTTGTGTTGCCTGTGTCGCCGCTGAAGTGAATAACACTCCAATCGACATACACAATGCGATTATCTTTCGCATCATCTGTCGTTCCCTCTTAGTGAGCAGATAAAAATAAAGGAGTTTGGAGGCTAAGTCACAAATTAGCTCCTAAACAAACGTCACTATAAGAGGCTAAATTGCAAATGAAATCAAGTGTATTATGCTGATGTACTGACAACTTAATTGTAACGTATTGCTATAGATATCATGTTGGATAATAAACACTTCTCATTTCATCCTGCGATAGGGAGACAAATCTTGCTAAATAATAGCGAAACAAATTTTGCTGATCTCAACCGCATGAGCTGCAATACCGAGACTCAATTACAAATACTTACGCCCACACAGCCCATAAGATTACGTACACGGCTGATCGGCGTTGATCCCAATAATTCGGTTATCTTGGCGCTTGGCAATGATAAACAATGGATAGCGGCCAAAGACTTTATTCGTCAGGGACAAGGAGTGATTGTTCGCATTATTAATAGTGATGATCCCGAAGCCAGTATTTTGGCTTTTAGAAGCAAAATCAAAACACTCGTTAATCATACCGGCCGTTGGTTAATCATCGAATATCCTTCTGAGCTACAAAGCGTAGCGCTAAGACAACACTCGCGTATTCCGATATTTGTCGCAGCATCGATGCACAGAGAAACCGATGATGGCTATGAAAGCACATCAATATCAAATGGCTATTTACAAGATATCTCGATTAAAGGTGGTGGATACACAGGTATTAGTCTTGAAGATTGCCAACCAGGACAGCGCTACTATATTCAAGTCAAAATTAACAATGCACTAGAAACCTTAGCGGTGCCTATCACCATCAAAAACATTCAACCACCAAGCGATGATAGCGCCCAATATCAGTATGGCTTTTCAATAGAGGAAGCCAATACCAATGTCGAAGAGTTTGTGCAAAAGGTAATTATCAATCACCTATTTCAACAGCAAAAAAACCAAGTCACCTGAAATCGGGATAGTGAACGTAAAATGGCTAATTCATCTAGCGTTATGCAATCTCTTAACCCGAGCTCAGGTTAAGTAAGAACAACAATTCTAGGCTTTAGTAAAAAACACCACATCATTATCAATGACTTCAAGTTGCCAATGAAAATGGTTCGCTATCCATTCGAATGTGGCAGCACTATAAAATCGAATATGGGTAAGATCGCTCTTGTAGTGCCAATGCCTAAACGCTTCTTCGCCTAATACCCGCTTAGTCATAATCGCAAGTACACCATTTGCTTTCAGCATAGCGTTTAGCTGGGCTAGCAGCGCAGAAGCATCGGCCACATGCTCTATCACTTCAGTCATGGTGATAAAGTCATATTGGCGATCGAGTAACTCTGGCCTATGGAAATAATACAGATCATAGTTTTCCATCGCGAGTCCAGACTCTTGGGCCATAACGCTAATGGTTGGCCCAGGGCCACAACCAAAATCTAGTCCTTGCATGGTGGGAGATATACGCTCAAGTAACGGCTCCCAAGTTCGACCAAGGAAACGTCGATAACCTAAATCTTCACTATTGTTTTCGTGATGATCATAAAAGGCTTTTTCATCGGCAGAGCTTAATAAATAAGTCTGTGGCACCGACACCAATTGGCACACATCGCAACGCAAATATTCTCTATGTTTATCGCGATGAAAAAATGATAACGCAGTGCTGCTACATAAAGGACAACAATTCACAGGGTTTCCTAGGTATTAGTTAGGCCATTAACAATAACGGATGATGGATTAAGGATCAGGGAGTAGGGATTTTTCGTTCTTGCGCTGCGGCTTCTTTAGCCTCACGCAAATACTTTTCCTCGCGGCTCTCGCGCTCACTAAACTGCTTCTGGGCTTTCTCT encodes the following:
- a CDS encoding YSC84-related protein, producing the protein MKKLISTLATSCCVLLGLLFSQVSLAADGYGEAINNFKKAPDTQQFFNTAYGYAIFPTVGKGGIGIGAAYGKGRVYKGGVHTGDTSLSQLSIGFQLGGQAYSEIIFFKNAKAYEEFTSGSFEFNANASAVAINIGANAQVGTTGNSAGAGQSGSNKAASAAYINGMAVFTAAKGGLMYEAALAGQSFTFEPK
- a CDS encoding cysteine dioxygenase encodes the protein MENSARLREFIQSFTHLIEQADNYEERIFVEGKNLLSELIRHDDWLPEEFAKPSVERYQQYLLYCDPLERFSVVSFVWAPGQTTPVHDHTVWGMVGVMRGAELCEEYQLCAEHQRDSATAGLRAIGSHHLPTGSVDLVSPRIGDIHKVSNALKDRVSISIHVYGANIGAVKRYVYDLHSGQIKPFISGYSSKVIPNIWDCSTAQASTY
- the ltrA gene encoding group II intron reverse transcriptase/maturase; protein product: MMISTEISASPDSAQWQSIDWKSVEPPVLKLQMRIAKATREGKHGKAKALQWILTHSRSAKLLAVKRVSQNKGSKTPGIDGVIWNTDTRRMKAVNQLSRKAYQAKPLKRIYIPKKNGKLRPLGIPCMIDRAQQALHLLALEPISETLADPNSYGFRPNRSTADAVDQCFKCLVQKKSAQWVLEGDIKSCFDKIGHQWLVDNIAIDKRMLEQWLKSGFMDKGLFYRTDEGTPQGGVISPTLMLMTLAGLEQRIKSTALKKGARANFIGYADDFVVTCASKEVLENDIKPLIADFLAERGLTLSEEKTHITHISNGFDFLGFNHRKYKGKLLIKPSKSNTLLFLSNLRELIKKHATIPVNDLIKLINPKLRGWANYYRHCVAKQVFGYVGHKLFYSLWHWAVRRHPTKSKTWVALKYFINRKGQWQFHGWQKVKDMDCQFNLFQIAKVPIERHVKIRSAAIPFDPQYQEYLARRKSKRQARNAWNEPTLTAL
- the trmL gene encoding tRNA (uridine(34)/cytosine(34)/5-carboxymethylaminomethyluridine(34)-2'-O)-methyltransferase TrmL is translated as MFHIALYEPEIAPNTGNIIRLCANNGCQLHLIEPLGFDLEEKKLRRAGLDYSDLTRVTRHKDFSCFLEAMAGKRIMACTTKGSRPHSELSFEKEDVLLFGPETRGLPIEIIESLPTSQRLRIPMAASSRSLNLSNAVAIISYEAWRQIGYEGAL
- a CDS encoding M16 family metallopeptidase; the protein is MKLFINYIPQKLSRLASVFVIASAVGLAGCAATQQSVSVDTGSFKMPAYEHYQLDNGLSVYLMPQKEVPLITVNAVVRVGAVNDTTSGVAGMTAQSLLLGANGKSKSDIEQMVDFLGASIGAQAGKEGSYVGADFMAKDVDKMLPLVRDLLVSPDFDASEFDKLRQREMAGLAQAKESPRNVIGRYFDKLVFGQHPYGNPSSGTRTSLEELNVSQLRAFHKSYYQPSNSSIAIVGDFEPAVMKTKLASLFGTWSNGEAVQAPMLAKQQPTLDKSRVLLVNKGDAIETTFLIGGKGVARDNPDYVGLQVVNTILGGRFTSWLNDELRVNAGLTYGARSGFTPYSKGGVFRISTFTKSETTKEAIDLALKTYARLWEKGIDQATLDSAKAYVKGQFPPKFETSGQMAELLSDMYLYGFDDAFINDFQKNVDGLTLADTQRLISTHFPQDKLQYVLIGNAAKIADVAAQYGEVIQVEIDAIGFDQ
- a CDS encoding M16 family metallopeptidase; amino-acid sequence: MMRKIIALCMSIGVLFTSAATQATQAEDIKSFTLDNGMKIMVLEDSSIPNANMYLFWKVGSRNEVPGITGISHFFEHMMFNGSKKYGPKMFDRTMEAAGGANNAYTTENITVYTDWFPSNALETMFDLEADRIANLDINEKMVESERGVVASERTTGLENSNWRTLQEEIKGAAFRAHPYSWSVIGHESDIAAWTLDDLVQYHKTYYAPNNGVVVIAGDVKLNEVKALANKYFAPIPAQAPPREVKTVEPLQKGERRVYVQKASVSTPNVMLAYHVPATTSDDYYALDLLSSILTTGNSSRLYQGLVEKQVAIEVETYMPMSFDPNLFYVMGVANPGITALELEKGMIAEINRIAREGVSQHELEKVKNIKLMNFYRAMETINGKANTVGTYELYFGSYDKLFNAPEAYNKVTPEDIQRVAQTYLRRANRTVAVLAATEESDE
- a CDS encoding flagellar brake protein yields the protein MLNNSETNFADLNRMSCNTETQLQILTPTQPIRLRTRLIGVDPNNSVILALGNDKQWIAAKDFIRQGQGVIVRIINSDDPEASILAFRSKIKTLVNHTGRWLIIEYPSELQSVALRQHSRIPIFVAASMHRETDDGYESTSISNGYLQDISIKGGGYTGISLEDCQPGQRYYIQVKINNALETLAVPITIKNIQPPSDDSAQYQYGFSIEEANTNVEEFVQKVIINHLFQQQKNQVT
- a CDS encoding class I SAM-dependent methyltransferase: MNCCPLCSSTALSFFHRDKHREYLRCDVCQLVSVPQTYLLSSADEKAFYDHHENNSEDLGYRRFLGRTWEPLLERISPTMQGLDFGCGPGPTISVMAQESGLAMENYDLYYFHRPELLDRQYDFITMTEVIEHVADASALLAQLNAMLKANGVLAIMTKRVLGEEAFRHWHYKSDLTHIRFYSAATFEWIANHFHWQLEVIDNDVVFFTKA